Below is a genomic region from Pseudomonadota bacterium.
CGAAAAATCTTGCCATGGCGCTCATGGTTGAAGCAGGGGAGCTAACAGAACATTTTCAGTGGCTCACTCAGGAACAAAGCCAGAATCTGCCGGATGAGAAAAAAGCTCTCGTCAAAGACGAAATCGGCGATGTCTTCATCTATCTGCTCAACCTGGCCGATCGGCTGGGTATCGACCCGTT
It encodes:
- a CDS encoding nucleotide pyrophosphohydrolase, producing MEKLLQELIKFREERDWGRFHSPKNLAMALMVEAGELTEHFQWLTQEQSQNLPDEKKALVKDEIGDVFIYLLNLADRLGIDPLQAARDKLEKNREKYPALKVKGKALKYDEY